The following are from one region of the Nostoc cf. commune SO-36 genome:
- a CDS encoding phosphoribosyltransferase: protein MPDLYVSWSDYHQKIEQLAIQIYESGWEFNQIICLARGGLRIGDILSRIYQQPLAILATSSYSGAGQQERSNLIVSQHLTMTAEKLGSRILLVDDLVDSGITLEQTIPWLKQHTDLPIEEIRTAVLWYKACSVIAPNYYVDYLPDNPWIHQPFEHYEQMNIAELAAKVNQPC, encoded by the coding sequence ATGCCAGACCTTTATGTTTCTTGGTCAGATTATCACCAAAAAATTGAACAACTGGCTATTCAGATTTATGAATCCGGTTGGGAATTTAACCAGATTATCTGTCTTGCCAGAGGAGGACTACGAATCGGAGATATTCTCTCTCGTATATACCAGCAACCACTGGCAATTTTAGCAACCTCATCTTACAGTGGCGCTGGTCAACAAGAAAGAAGTAATTTAATTGTCTCCCAGCATTTGACAATGACTGCTGAAAAATTAGGTTCGCGCATTCTTTTAGTCGATGACTTAGTAGACTCTGGCATCACACTGGAACAAACTATACCTTGGCTGAAGCAACATACTGATTTGCCCATTGAGGAAATTCGCACCGCCGTTCTTTGGTATAAAGCTTGTTCAGTTATAGCACCCAATTATTATGTTGATTATCTGCCTGACAACCCTTGGATTCATCAACCCTTTGAACACTATGAGCAGATGAACATCGCAGAACTTGCGGCTAAGGTAAATCAACCGTGTTGA
- a CDS encoding type II toxin-antitoxin system RelE family toxin gives MSYKVEILKGALKQLKKLSPELQERIQVKIDDLAIEPRPNGVKKLKGKENVYRIRLGEYRIIYDIFDDILVVNVVEVGHRNKVYNDKS, from the coding sequence GTGAGTTATAAAGTTGAAATCTTAAAGGGAGCATTAAAACAACTTAAAAAATTATCGCCAGAACTTCAAGAACGCATACAAGTTAAAATTGATGATTTAGCCATAGAACCCCGTCCAAACGGGGTAAAAAAGCTAAAAGGTAAAGAAAATGTTTATAGGATTAGACTAGGTGAGTATCGAATTATATACGATATTTTCGATGATATTCTAGTGGTCAATGTTGTAGAAGTTGGACATCGTAACAAGGTTTATAACGATAAAAGTTAG